One Molothrus ater isolate BHLD 08-10-18 breed brown headed cowbird chromosome 4, BPBGC_Mater_1.1, whole genome shotgun sequence genomic window carries:
- the SLC34A2 gene encoding sodium-dependent phosphate transport protein 2B, whose amino-acid sequence MAPWPEVEKPETNNYIGDSSKQNQNMAGKEGENHKGNVASLGNKGEIQPAFSTVALIDETRPEEEDPWALPELQDTGIKWSDLDTKGKVIRVLYGIGKFIMLLGLLYMFVCSLDVLSSAFQLVGGKAAGDIFKDDSVLSNPVAGLVIGVLVTVMVQSSSTSSSIIVSMVSSTLLTVRAAIPIIMGANIGTSVTNTIVALMQAGDRNEFRRAFAGATIHDFFNWLAVFALLPIEVITGYLYHLTNVIVDSFHLESGEDAPELLKVITDPFTKLIIELDKSVINAIATNDESAKNKSLVKIWCVTETNVTLQNVTIPPSENCTSPDFCWTAGNVTWTLKNITETDYISKCQHIFVNSDLPDLGIGLILLALSLLVLCSCLIMIVKLLNSVLKGQVASVIKKTINTDFPFPFTWLAGYLAMLAGAGMTFVVQSSSVFTSAITPLVGIGVISIERSYPLTLGANIGTTTTAILAALASPGSTLKYSLQIALCHFFFNVSGIILFYPIPYTRLPIRMSKTLGNITAQYRWFAIFYLLLCFFLLPLFVFALSLAGWGVLLGVCLPLFLLFIAVVVINVMQKRRPHSLPEKLQNWDFLPVWMHSLEPWDNMLMASLAFCGKHCCGFCKCCKVNAEQEGAKDKQLKTMEVYENTMAMADDERGGRRAPAVACVDKTGTNNTAL is encoded by the exons ATGGCTCCCTGGCCGGAGGTAGAAAAGCCTGAAACCAATAACTATATTGGGGACTcttccaaacaaaaccagaacatggctgggaaagaaggagaaaatcaCAAAG GCAACGTGGCTTCACTTGGAAATAAAGGGGAAATTCAACCTGCATTTTCCACAGTAGCTTTGATAGATGAGACAAGGCCAGAAGAAGAAGACCCGTGGGCTCTGCCAGAACTGCAGGACACTGGGATCAAGTGGTCAG ATCTGGATACAAAAGGAAAAGTCATTCGTGTACTCTATGGGATAGGGAAGTTCATTATGCTACTTGGATTACTCTACATGTTTGTGTGTTCTCTGGATGTactgagctctgcttttcaaCTGGTAGGag GTAAAGCAGCAGGGGACATATTTAAAGATGATTCAGTGCTCTCGAATCCTGTTGCGGGACTGGTGATCGGAGTTCTGGTGACTGTGATGGTCCAGAGTTCCAGCACCTCTTCATCCATCATAGTCAGCATGGTGTCCTCCACAT tgcTGACTGTTAGAGCAGCTATTCCTATCATCATGGGAGCAAACATTGGCACCTCAGTTACAAACACAATTGTGGCACTTATGCAAGCTGGGGACAGGAATGAATTTAGAAG GGCCTTTGCTGGGGCAACAATCCATGATTTCTTTAACTGGCTGGCTGTGTTTGCACTGTTACCCATTGAAGTAATTACTGGCTATCTCTACCATCTCACCAATGTTATAGTTGACTCCTTTCACCTTGAAAGTGGTGAGGATGCTCCAGAGCTACTAAAAGTTATCACAGACCCCTTTACAAAGCTCATCATTGAG CTTGATAAATCAGTAATAAATGCAATTGCCACTAATGATGaatcagcaaaaaacaaaagcctGGTAAAGATCTGGTGTGTCACTGAAACCAATGTG ACACTGCAGAATGTCACAATTCCACCTTCCGAAAACTGCACATCTCCTGACTTCTGCTGGACTGCAGGAAATGTGACATGGACCCTCAAGAATATAACTGAAACAGACTATATCAGTAAAT gccAACACATCTTTGTCAACTCAGACCTGCCTGATCTTGGTATCGGGCTCATCCTTCTGGCTTTGTCCCTGCTTGTTCTCTGCTCCTGTTTGATAATGATCGTTAAGCTATTAAACTCTGTGCTTAAAGGACAAGTGGCCAGCGTTATCAAGAAGACAATCAACACGG attttccatttccttttacTTGGCTCGCTGGATACCTGGCTATGCTCGCAGGGGCTGGTATGACCTTCGTTGTCCAAAGCAGTTCTGTTTTCACATCTGCTATTACACCCCTTGTTG GCATTGGTGTCATAAGCATTGAGCGCTCTTACCCCCTCACCTTGGGAGCCAACATTGGCACAACCACAACAGCTATACTTGCAGCTTTGGCAAGTCCTGGGAgtacattaaaatattcattacaG aTTGCCTTGTGCCACTTTTTCTTCAACGTCTCTGGGATAATTCTGTTTTATCCGATACCTTATACCCGCCTGCCAATCCGCATGAGCAAGACCTTGGGAAATATAACAGCCCAGTACAGATGGTTTGCTATATTTTATCTTCtcctctgtttctttctgttacCTTTGTTTGTATTTGCTCTGTCACTGGCAGGCTGGGGAGTCCTTTTGGGTGTTTGCCTTCccctgtttcttctttttattgctGTGGTTGTAATTAATGTTATGCAGAAAAGGCGACCTCATTCACTGCCTGAGAAGCTCCAAAACTGGGATTTCCTACCTGTGTGGATGCACTCCCTAGAGCCCTGGGACAATATGCTTATGGCTTCCCTTGCTTTTTGTGGGAAACACTGCTGTGGCTTCTGCAAGTGTTGCAAAGTCAATGCTGAACAGGAGGGTGCCAAAGACAAGCAGCTAAAAACTATGGAAGTTTATGAAAACACCATGGCAATGGCTGATGATGAAAGAGGTGGAAGAAGGGCACCAGCAGTAGCTTGTGTTGACAAAACAGGCACGAACAACACAGCCTTATAG